Proteins from a single region of Candidatus Bathyarchaeia archaeon:
- a CDS encoding glucose 1-dehydrogenase: MRALVVTPGVKNSIKLAQIDPPSPTASQALLRVREIGVCGTDMDLNQGFYGEAPPGSSYLVTGHESLSTVESIPKNNQGISKGDLVVPTVRRPDDCINCQHGESDMCLTGNYKEHGIKGLHGFGSDYAVSDFNYMVKVPSELADVAVLLEPMSVGEKGVYQAFKIQERMLWKPQRALILGAGPVGLLTTYLLRLKGLDVVVTATRTKDSIKALLAQRVGGTYVNTIEQPLQTLGKFDLIMEETGSAQVAMQATGMLNTNGIMCFLGIYAPTEAPEDIGSFYKDVVLGNKTFFGSVNANINYFRMGLKDLAEIQRRFPEVLRDTISMRIAPEDFQKAYSPNKDNIKTVIKFQN, encoded by the coding sequence ATGCGAGCCCTCGTCGTAACCCCAGGCGTCAAAAATAGTATCAAATTAGCACAAATCGACCCGCCGAGTCCAACTGCATCGCAAGCACTGCTTCGCGTCCGAGAGATCGGTGTATGCGGAACGGATATGGATCTCAACCAGGGCTTCTACGGTGAGGCCCCTCCAGGATCTAGTTATCTCGTAACAGGGCATGAGTCTCTCTCAACAGTAGAGAGTATTCCCAAAAACAATCAGGGAATTTCAAAGGGCGACCTGGTGGTTCCAACCGTTCGTCGGCCCGACGATTGCATTAACTGTCAGCACGGCGAGTCCGACATGTGCCTGACCGGAAATTACAAGGAGCATGGAATCAAGGGATTGCACGGGTTCGGCTCTGACTACGCGGTTTCTGACTTCAACTACATGGTCAAGGTCCCATCAGAGCTTGCGGATGTCGCGGTTCTACTCGAACCTATGAGTGTCGGAGAGAAAGGCGTCTACCAAGCCTTCAAGATCCAAGAACGAATGCTCTGGAAACCCCAGAGAGCACTCATTCTAGGAGCCGGCCCGGTAGGACTCCTGACCACCTATCTGCTGAGACTCAAAGGCCTCGACGTAGTTGTGACCGCTACTCGAACCAAAGACAGCATCAAAGCACTGCTTGCTCAACGCGTCGGCGGAACCTATGTCAACACGATCGAGCAACCGCTACAGACGCTTGGCAAGTTCGACCTGATAATGGAAGAAACAGGGTCAGCACAGGTCGCGATGCAAGCAACCGGAATGCTCAACACAAACGGCATCATGTGTTTTCTCGGAATCTACGCACCAACAGAAGCGCCCGAGGACATAGGCTCGTTCTACAAGGATGTTGTCTTGGGCAACAAGACCTTCTTCGGATCGGTCAACGCCAACATCAACTACTTCCGCATGGGTTTGAAGGATCTTGCTGAGATTCAGAGACGATTCCCTGAGGTCTTGAGGGATACGATTAGCATGAGAATAGCACCTGAGGATTTTCAAAA
- the aldA gene encoding aldehyde dehydrogenase produces MSRYRGDTSGAEYLKKSSLETRVQSFGMYIDGEWVHSKTGEKIDVVNPTTECVIGRVPRANREEVKQALEAANDAQPKWEDTPPIKRASFLFKIAQLIRRDKERLAETLTAEQGKPLFESRLEIEGSAQNFEYYAEYARRIQGDVLPSDNARQSIMILKLPLGVVASITPWNFPSATVARKLAPALITGNTVVTKPSSNTPLSTVELVRLGEEAGLPKGVLNMVTGSGELVGDELVSNKITSLVTMTGSTEAGQKIMERASNHVAKLILELGGKAPFIVWNDADLSWALRCAIWARFWNCGQTCICSERVYLDEKVKNRFLPAFVKMAKALRIGDPRNNGTDIGPMVSEQERETSIKFVELARDEGGKVIIGGEKPKDLGKGWFFEPTVIEDVGQKSSLVQNEIFGPVVPVLTVDSFDRAIEYANDSKYGLASYVFTKDNARVFKAMHKIKFGECYINQVGPEQLQGAHTGFRQSGLGAEGSRYGLEQYTQLKTCYVDWNDKPNLPYLFPYGPRE; encoded by the coding sequence ATGTCTCGTTACCGGGGAGACACGTCAGGTGCTGAGTATTTGAAGAAATCATCTTTGGAGACAAGAGTCCAGTCGTTTGGAATGTATATCGATGGAGAATGGGTTCATTCGAAAACCGGGGAGAAGATTGACGTTGTTAACCCGACGACCGAGTGTGTTATCGGCCGAGTCCCTCGGGCGAACCGGGAGGAAGTCAAGCAGGCCCTGGAAGCTGCGAATGACGCGCAGCCGAAATGGGAGGACACGCCCCCGATCAAGAGGGCTTCTTTCCTGTTCAAGATTGCACAGCTGATTCGTAGGGATAAGGAGAGACTTGCGGAAACTCTGACGGCTGAACAGGGCAAGCCTCTCTTCGAGTCCAGGCTGGAGATAGAAGGGTCGGCGCAGAACTTCGAGTACTACGCGGAATACGCTCGCAGAATACAAGGAGACGTTCTCCCGAGCGACAATGCTCGTCAGTCTATCATGATTCTCAAGCTGCCCTTGGGAGTAGTCGCATCTATCACGCCCTGGAACTTCCCGTCAGCCACAGTTGCTAGGAAACTTGCTCCAGCGCTGATAACTGGGAATACCGTGGTTACCAAGCCATCCAGCAATACGCCGCTGAGTACAGTCGAACTGGTTAGACTCGGGGAAGAAGCGGGATTGCCGAAGGGCGTCTTGAACATGGTGACAGGGAGTGGAGAACTGGTCGGGGACGAGCTTGTCTCCAACAAGATCACCTCGCTAGTCACGATGACGGGCAGTACGGAGGCTGGTCAGAAAATAATGGAAAGGGCATCCAATCATGTCGCAAAACTCATACTCGAGCTTGGCGGAAAGGCGCCATTCATCGTCTGGAACGACGCTGATCTGTCATGGGCGCTCCGCTGCGCAATCTGGGCCAGGTTCTGGAACTGCGGGCAAACATGCATCTGCTCAGAGAGAGTCTATCTTGACGAGAAAGTGAAGAATCGGTTTCTTCCAGCATTCGTGAAAATGGCCAAAGCGCTTCGGATAGGCGACCCAAGGAACAATGGGACGGACATCGGGCCCATGGTAAGCGAGCAAGAAAGAGAGACAAGCATCAAGTTTGTCGAACTTGCCAGAGATGAGGGTGGGAAAGTGATCATCGGAGGAGAGAAACCGAAAGATCTGGGTAAAGGATGGTTCTTTGAGCCGACAGTCATAGAAGACGTCGGCCAGAAGTCATCGCTAGTCCAAAACGAAATATTCGGACCTGTCGTACCGGTCCTTACCGTGGACAGCTTTGACCGGGCGATCGAGTATGCGAACGACTCGAAATACGGTCTAGCATCCTACGTCTTCACCAAAGATAACGCTCGAGTCTTCAAGGCAATGCACAAGATCAAGTTCGGGGAATGCTACATCAACCAGGTGGGACCCGAACAACTTCAAGGAGCGCATACAGGTTTCCGACAATCCGGGCTAGGTGCCGAAGGATCACGATATGGCCTGGAACAGTACACCCAGCTCAAGACGTGCTACGTTGACTGGAACGACAAACCAAATCTGCCCTACCTCTTTCCATACGGACCTAGGGAATAG
- the eno gene encoding phosphopyruvate hydratase: MSKRTAGDSEITDLKARQVLDSRGNPTVEVDVWTRDGSRGRGTVPSGASTGIHEALELRDGDMKRFHGKGVLKAVSNVNDRIRSRIIGKDASAQREIDELMIAFDGTPNKKRLGANAILAVSIAVTRVAALSRGRPAYKYLRDLSHYKLPVPMMNVINGGKHAGNKLAVQEFQIEPVGASSCSEAIRIGDEVYHSLSSVLKAKYGPSAINVGDEGGYAPPLEMTGDALEVILQAISDAGYDKSKVHIGIDAASSSFYNTKDSTYQLDGKKLSAGELEDYYEELTRTFPLRTLEDPFDEDDYDAFVHITRKLGGRVKIIGDDLYVTNPERIKEGIQKKATNAILIKLNQIGTVTETLDAIKMSKDAGLDIVVSHRSGETEDTFISHLATSQESLFIKTGAPARGERTAKYNELLRIEEELGSNALFMGLDL; the protein is encoded by the coding sequence ATGTCGAAGAGGACAGCCGGTGATTCCGAGATTACAGATCTAAAGGCAAGACAAGTTCTCGATTCGAGAGGAAACCCTACTGTCGAGGTGGACGTTTGGACCCGGGATGGAAGTAGAGGAAGAGGAACTGTTCCCTCTGGAGCGTCAACCGGAATCCATGAAGCTCTGGAGCTGCGTGATGGCGACATGAAGCGGTTTCACGGCAAGGGAGTCCTGAAGGCTGTCTCTAATGTGAATGATAGAATCAGATCCCGTATCATCGGCAAAGACGCCAGCGCCCAGCGAGAGATCGACGAACTGATGATCGCGTTTGATGGGACACCTAACAAGAAGAGGCTAGGAGCCAACGCTATTCTCGCCGTGTCGATAGCAGTTACGAGAGTCGCAGCGTTATCGCGGGGAAGACCAGCCTACAAGTACCTTAGAGACCTATCCCACTACAAGCTCCCGGTCCCGATGATGAACGTCATCAACGGCGGAAAACACGCGGGCAACAAGCTCGCCGTTCAGGAGTTCCAGATAGAACCCGTTGGAGCTTCCAGTTGCTCCGAGGCTATCAGAATCGGCGATGAAGTATACCACAGTTTGAGCTCTGTGCTCAAGGCCAAGTACGGTCCCAGCGCGATCAACGTCGGAGACGAAGGAGGCTACGCTCCACCATTAGAAATGACAGGCGATGCATTAGAAGTCATTCTTCAAGCAATATCAGACGCAGGCTATGACAAGTCAAAAGTTCACATAGGCATCGACGCAGCATCATCCAGCTTCTACAACACCAAGGACTCGACCTACCAGCTTGATGGGAAGAAACTGAGCGCGGGAGAACTGGAAGACTACTACGAGGAACTCACTAGGACGTTTCCGTTAAGGACCTTGGAGGATCCGTTCGACGAAGACGATTACGACGCTTTCGTCCATATCACTCGTAAGCTTGGTGGCCGAGTCAAGATTATCGGAGATGATCTCTACGTGACAAACCCGGAACGGATCAAAGAGGGGATTCAGAAAAAGGCGACCAACGCGATTCTGATCAAGCTTAACCAGATAGGAACTGTGACGGAGACTTTGGATGCGATCAAGATGTCCAAAGACGCCGGCCTAGACATCGTAGTCTCTCACAGGTCAGGGGAGACAGAGGACACTTTCATCTCCCACCTCGCAACCTCTCAGGAGAGCCTCTTCATCAAAACCGGCGCGCCAGCCAGAGGCGAGAGGACGGCCAAATACAACGAGCTGCTCAGGATCGAGGAGGAACTGGGGAGCAATGCTCTCTTCATGGGACTTGACTTGTAG
- a CDS encoding mandelate racemase/muconate lactonizing enzyme family protein gives MKISNVEIYQLGEQSSPGSATWASNSILLRLTTSDGLVGFGEAVPTLRVQPVIQALREVERVYKGKDPLDVEKNMHEWHKHDFYMPMSFESTTAASAFDIACWDIIGKHFGAPIHDLIGGTFRSRVRLYLNGWYNDCVTPTQFGEAARKSAAQGYTALKFDPFGDSYDYIEKPDLNLARSRVKAVQEATQGKIDLLIEHHGRFNPTSAIMAAKMLEEFSPLFAEEPIHPDNIDGLKKYRAATSLRVALGERLLTKEQVIHVLSNNLADFLQVDLTNIGGITQARKISAIAESYGVEMAFHNAFGPIQNAATIQLDATIPNFLIQESFYDCFSEWKRQLVNSEPKIERGYSTIPNKPGIGVDVNEKILDKYKVEGQEYFNPAEPVWVVKNTWKNPR, from the coding sequence TTGAAGATTAGCAACGTCGAAATCTACCAGCTGGGAGAGCAATCCTCGCCGGGGAGTGCAACCTGGGCCAGCAATTCCATCCTGCTAAGGCTGACGACCTCGGATGGGCTCGTAGGTTTTGGAGAGGCCGTCCCGACCCTTCGCGTGCAACCGGTCATCCAGGCGTTGCGCGAAGTTGAACGGGTCTACAAGGGAAAGGATCCGCTTGATGTCGAGAAGAACATGCATGAGTGGCACAAGCACGACTTTTACATGCCAATGTCCTTCGAGTCGACAACAGCCGCCAGCGCGTTCGACATAGCCTGCTGGGACATTATCGGGAAACATTTCGGAGCACCAATTCACGATTTGATAGGTGGTACTTTCCGATCTCGAGTCCGATTATATCTCAACGGCTGGTACAACGACTGCGTCACACCCACTCAGTTTGGTGAAGCCGCAAGAAAATCGGCGGCTCAGGGCTACACGGCCCTGAAGTTCGACCCCTTTGGAGATTCATACGACTATATCGAAAAACCGGACCTCAACCTCGCCCGTTCACGCGTGAAAGCGGTCCAAGAAGCAACTCAGGGCAAGATCGATTTATTGATCGAACACCATGGAAGATTCAATCCCACCTCAGCGATCATGGCTGCGAAGATGCTGGAAGAGTTCTCTCCCCTCTTCGCAGAAGAACCAATACATCCAGACAATATTGACGGCTTGAAGAAGTATCGAGCAGCGACAAGTCTTCGAGTCGCGCTCGGAGAACGCCTGCTCACAAAGGAGCAAGTCATTCATGTACTCTCGAACAATCTAGCAGACTTCCTCCAAGTTGACCTCACCAACATCGGCGGAATCACGCAGGCTCGAAAGATCAGCGCAATCGCTGAGTCGTACGGTGTTGAGATGGCATTCCACAACGCGTTCGGTCCCATCCAGAACGCGGCAACGATTCAGCTGGACGCCACAATTCCGAATTTCCTAATCCAAGAATCCTTCTACGACTGCTTCTCGGAGTGGAAAAGACAGCTAGTAAACAGCGAGCCCAAGATTGAGCGTGGTTACAGTACGATTCCGAACAAGCCTGGGATCGGGGTGGATGTCAACGAGAAAATTCTCGACAAGTACAAGGTCGAGGGCCAAGAATACTTCAACCCTGCAGAGCCTGTCTGGGTCGTCAAGAACACCTGGAAGAATCCCAGGTAG
- a CDS encoding glycerate kinase: protein MTPSARNRKSNGLPRHSWRLRLRENGSSSRRALVEALSHALLAADPRTILRKKVKVCMNELEIGTLSFKLPEFKRVLVIGGGKAAASMALEIERILDGWVTGGSVNIPVYTNPWPKSSKIEFNQATHPVPSQRGCQGVRDMLKLVGQPSRNDLVICLISGGGSALMPLPSRGLSLSNKQKTTQLLLKSGAKIDEINTVRKHLSEIKGGRLAEKLYPATVISFIISDVVGDRLDSIASGPTVPDSTTYSDAYNVLNERGLWHRIPGSVRNHIRKGIGDKLSETPKEGSKIFKRVHNVLVGTNTESCRAAARVLKRRGYHTLLLSTRIQGEAREVGKVVSGIISDIRENQLPINPPAAIVAGGETTVTVHGKGRGGRNQELVLSGAMSIRGMPNVLLSSIGTDGMDGPTRAAGAVADGSTVERGLRKGLNADTYLRENNSHEFFKKLKDLIVTGPTGTNVNDILIATVGSVDQKSDTTRRSVER from the coding sequence TTGACGCCCTCCGCTCGCAACCGGAAGAGTAACGGCCTCCCACGACACTCTTGGCGCCTCCGGCTGAGAGAAAACGGATCTTCGTCACGCCGGGCCCTGGTAGAAGCGCTAAGTCACGCGCTTCTGGCAGCTGACCCTCGAACGATACTCAGGAAAAAAGTGAAGGTGTGCATGAACGAGCTGGAGATCGGAACGCTCTCTTTCAAACTCCCAGAGTTCAAGAGAGTACTGGTCATTGGTGGAGGAAAAGCAGCTGCAAGCATGGCTTTGGAGATTGAACGAATTCTTGATGGTTGGGTAACAGGCGGCTCCGTGAACATCCCGGTTTACACCAATCCTTGGCCCAAGAGCTCCAAGATCGAGTTCAACCAGGCCACTCACCCAGTCCCCAGTCAACGGGGTTGTCAGGGAGTCAGAGACATGCTCAAACTCGTCGGACAACCCTCCCGAAACGACCTAGTGATCTGCCTAATTTCGGGTGGAGGGTCCGCGCTAATGCCGTTACCATCCAGGGGTCTGAGCCTCTCAAACAAACAGAAGACGACCCAACTTCTCCTCAAATCAGGAGCGAAAATCGACGAGATTAACACTGTAAGAAAGCATTTGTCGGAAATAAAGGGCGGTCGTCTCGCCGAGAAACTCTACCCTGCAACGGTCATTTCTTTCATCATCTCTGATGTTGTAGGCGATAGACTGGATTCTATCGCGTCCGGACCCACCGTGCCGGATAGCACCACCTATTCGGATGCTTACAACGTCCTGAACGAACGCGGGCTCTGGCACAGGATTCCCGGATCAGTTCGGAATCATATCAGGAAGGGAATCGGAGACAAGTTGTCTGAGACTCCCAAGGAAGGGTCCAAGATCTTCAAACGGGTCCACAACGTTCTCGTCGGCACCAACACGGAATCTTGCAGAGCGGCAGCGAGAGTCCTGAAGAGAAGAGGATATCATACGTTGTTACTGTCGACCAGGATTCAAGGCGAAGCAAGAGAGGTTGGAAAGGTGGTGTCGGGCATCATATCTGACATCCGCGAAAACCAACTCCCGATCAATCCACCCGCTGCGATAGTGGCTGGCGGCGAGACAACGGTCACCGTCCACGGAAAAGGGCGTGGCGGGAGAAACCAAGAACTAGTTTTGTCAGGTGCCATGTCAATTCGAGGGATGCCTAATGTCCTCCTCTCCTCTATCGGAACAGATGGAATGGACGGTCCAACTCGCGCGGCTGGAGCAGTTGCGGATGGTAGCACGGTCGAGAGAGGTTTGAGAAAGGGTCTGAACGCCGACACGTATCTCAGAGAGAACAATTCGCATGAGTTCTTCAAGAAACTCAAAGATCTCATCGTTACCGGCCCCACGGGAACCAACGTCAACGATATTCTCATCGCTACTGTAGGATCCGTAGATCAAAAGAGTGATACGACAAGACGATCCGTGGAACGCTGA
- a CDS encoding pyridoxamine 5'-phosphate oxidase family protein produces the protein MKDPISKKNLDGYGAPIIPWEKVQKRLHQRITQAPKTGGPDRHTAWLATTNPDGKPHVMPVGIVFVDDSFYFTAGPKTRKAKNIERNPNSVITIATHDFDLVVEGPARRIVDSARLKRIAEAFTHQGWKPTVVKGGLTAEYSAPSAGPPPWHVYEVKPGTIFALGTAEPYGATRWNF, from the coding sequence TTGAAAGATCCGATCTCTAAGAAGAATCTTGACGGCTACGGCGCGCCCATAATCCCATGGGAGAAAGTCCAAAAGCGCTTACATCAAAGAATCACTCAGGCCCCAAAGACAGGAGGACCAGACCGGCACACCGCCTGGCTGGCAACCACCAATCCGGACGGGAAACCACATGTCATGCCCGTGGGAATAGTGTTCGTAGACGACTCCTTCTACTTCACCGCCGGACCAAAGACCCGTAAAGCCAAGAACATTGAACGCAACCCAAACAGCGTCATAACGATCGCAACCCACGACTTCGACCTTGTGGTCGAGGGTCCAGCTAGAAGAATAGTAGACTCCGCTCGACTCAAGCGAATTGCAGAAGCGTTCACACATCAAGGATGGAAACCGACAGTCGTCAAAGGAGGACTCACGGCGGAGTACAGTGCGCCCAGCGCAGGACCACCCCCGTGGCACGTGTACGAAGTGAAGCCCGGGACTATCTTCGCCCTAGGCACAGCCGAGCCATACGGGGCGACCCGTTGGAACTTCTAA
- a CDS encoding NUDIX domain-containing protein, with the protein MKPRLRDRELDAINYRVSPISAAMERYKIPLVNASERTIGYGDRWRAHRVRDGLDGLVLGEKHVGITIAFLDNDGRILVQLRRHRIFDKVWSLSGDTHPRKYDTQKVETLSEAARRCAKEDLGAVIKHWRKALRVSYSARDPRDPRYCENELLHVLATKHDGLVHMNRKNAYELRWAKFSEILRDSQRT; encoded by the coding sequence GTGAAGCCACGCCTCAGGGATAGGGAGCTGGATGCGATTAATTACCGAGTTAGTCCGATTAGTGCGGCCATGGAACGATACAAGATTCCGCTTGTTAATGCATCCGAAAGGACAATCGGATATGGTGATAGATGGCGGGCTCATAGGGTGAGAGATGGCCTTGACGGCTTGGTCCTTGGAGAGAAACACGTAGGAATAACAATCGCATTTCTAGATAACGACGGAAGGATACTTGTTCAGCTCAGAAGACACAGGATATTCGACAAGGTTTGGAGCCTCTCGGGCGATACTCATCCCAGAAAGTATGACACTCAGAAGGTGGAAACCCTCTCTGAAGCTGCAAGAAGATGTGCCAAAGAGGATCTCGGGGCCGTGATCAAGCATTGGCGTAAGGCACTCAGAGTGTCGTATTCTGCCCGAGACCCTCGCGACCCAAGGTATTGTGAGAATGAGCTATTGCATGTTCTAGCCACGAAGCACGACGGGCTTGTGCATATGAACAGAAAGAACGCGTACGAGTTGCGGTGGGCCAAGTTCTCGGAGATCTTGAGAGACTCACAGAGGACTTGA